The proteins below are encoded in one region of Sulfolobus sp. A20:
- the wrbA gene encoding NAD(P)H:quinone oxidoreductase, giving the protein MACPKILVLFYGYGSIVDLAKMCAEGAREVTDEIKMVRVPEYFPEELVKKFRINIDSVKDIPEATLSDLEWADGIIMGSPGRFGNLTGQLKLFLDQTGELWRKGSLYGKPVGFFTEASTIHGGHESTILAMANYAYHHGMIIVPLGYGIKEIGSTMTGGGPYGATHLGNKKELDNNEITIAKFLGKRVAEVAKKLRCS; this is encoded by the coding sequence ATGGCATGCCCTAAGATCTTAGTACTATTTTATGGATATGGTTCTATAGTAGATTTAGCAAAAATGTGTGCTGAAGGAGCAAGAGAAGTTACAGATGAGATAAAAATGGTAAGAGTACCTGAGTATTTTCCAGAAGAATTAGTCAAAAAATTTAGGATAAACATAGATAGTGTTAAGGATATACCAGAGGCTACACTTTCTGATCTAGAATGGGCTGATGGTATAATAATGGGTTCTCCAGGGAGATTTGGAAATTTAACTGGGCAGCTCAAATTATTTTTAGATCAGACTGGTGAATTATGGAGAAAAGGCTCGCTGTATGGAAAACCGGTAGGTTTCTTTACTGAAGCATCAACTATACATGGAGGTCATGAAAGTACTATTTTAGCAATGGCAAACTATGCATATCACCACGGAATGATCATAGTTCCATTAGGATATGGAATAAAGGAGATTGGTTCAACAATGACGGGAGGAGGACCGTATGGAGCTACCCATTTAGGAAATAAGAAAGAATTAGATAATAATGAAATTACAATAGCTAAATTCCTAGGAAAGAGAGTAGCCGAAGTTGCTAAAAAATTAAGATGCAGTTAA
- a CDS encoding DUF981 family protein, which produces MALFVDILTSQLEAMGIAFLVLAYGLIKTYRVHSTVSDYRNALQSIYVPSLLLGVFIAFTGFYGLIAWPLVSSYNILFYDLYPILGIGIIGIAVSIKYSYKLEILGFMALLYGLITIYYGIVGFQHNMTLEPIALLALYGLTGLSSIFFYPVSLFLDHGKYGKIFLVLDAVLLILAGLLAGYIGLEAVPEHLVSFSKWVPPTL; this is translated from the coding sequence ATGGCTTTATTCGTAGATATACTTACAAGCCAACTTGAAGCAATGGGAATAGCATTCTTAGTTTTAGCGTATGGTTTAATAAAGACTTACCGCGTTCATAGTACAGTTAGTGACTACAGAAACGCTTTACAGTCTATTTACGTTCCTTCACTTCTTCTAGGAGTATTTATTGCATTTACAGGATTTTATGGATTAATTGCATGGCCACTGGTTAGTAGTTATAATATATTATTCTATGACCTTTATCCAATACTTGGCATTGGTATAATTGGTATTGCAGTAAGTATTAAGTATAGTTATAAGCTAGAGATTTTAGGATTTATGGCACTCTTATATGGACTGATAACAATTTATTACGGCATAGTTGGTTTCCAGCATAATATGACTTTGGAACCTATTGCGTTACTTGCTCTATATGGATTAACTGGTCTATCTTCAATATTCTTTTATCCAGTCTCTCTATTCCTAGATCATGGCAAATATGGTAAGATATTCTTGGTCTTAGATGCTGTACTACTAATATTAGCTGGACTATTAGCTGGTTACATTGGTCTTGAGGCAGTACCAGAACACTTAGTAAGTTTCTCTAAGTGGGTTCCTCCAACTCTTTAA
- the cedA gene encoding DNA import protein CedA, with protein sequence MYSIFYLLYIASVIASLTYSLGALFYGSPIPISSFKRFGHKMILDAIYADIWINLFFFIINIINQIQSSLGYSWSIFYLDFGMLDLQLIYTINAFKLWYISLSALVSYIRFPTYLINVLGPLLQYISFLTDILFSLAIYLEFGTFIEGSYMTLIAIGVLLMSLPFRMGKGIGGYLIGFAIVFYIGFPYLPVLISGTSPSLYDLVVHNLQLGLAEISFNFPILVYSFIILPIVYIGILMGFSFILGSFISGYSVRLPINIDI encoded by the coding sequence ATGTATTCTATTTTCTATCTTCTCTACATAGCATCCGTAATAGCTTCCTTAACGTATAGTTTAGGAGCTTTATTTTACGGTTCTCCGATTCCTATTTCTTCCTTTAAAAGATTTGGGCATAAGATGATATTAGATGCGATATATGCCGATATTTGGATAAACCTATTTTTCTTTATAATAAATATAATAAATCAAATTCAATCATCTTTAGGATATAGCTGGAGTATATTTTATCTAGATTTTGGAATGTTAGATTTACAATTAATTTATACCATTAATGCATTTAAGTTGTGGTACATCTCCTTATCAGCATTAGTAAGTTATATAAGGTTTCCGACTTATCTGATTAACGTTTTAGGACCTCTCTTACAGTACATATCTTTTTTAACTGATATTCTTTTTTCCTTAGCAATTTATTTGGAGTTTGGAACATTTATAGAGGGTTCATATATGACGTTAATAGCAATTGGAGTATTATTGATGTCACTGCCTTTTAGAATGGGAAAAGGCATAGGTGGATATCTTATAGGTTTCGCAATAGTGTTCTACATAGGCTTTCCATACCTACCAGTACTGATTTCCGGCACTAGTCCGTCGCTGTATGATTTAGTAGTCCATAATCTTCAACTGGGTCTAGCTGAGATCAGTTTCAACTTTCCAATTCTAGTTTATAGTTTTATTATTCTTCCAATAGTATACATTGGAATTTTAATGGGCTTTTCCTTTATACTGGGTAGTTTTATTAGCGGATATTCAGTGAGATTACCTATAAACATAGATATCTAG
- a CDS encoding CaiB/BaiF CoA-transferase family protein — translation MSTVKNFRILELGNNISAPLVGQILADLGIDVIKVEPLTGDDRRKVKPEINGVGVYFASTNRGKRSIAINLKSDKGYEIFKRLVKSADAIITNYRPSALKRLRVDYHNVKLVNNKIIYCSITGFGNFSDQADKPAYDATILALSGLMDMTGEEKGPPAKFATSISDITTALMATITLLWALHKGGPAFLDIPMIYTQFYLMLEDAYMFLNTGLLPKRMGSSHRYLVPYQAFETSNGFIYVAIFTDEQYTRLCKALNREDLCKFDSLSRRLENKEYIVKELQAIFRTNTREYWVKLLSDADVPVAPILNLAEAFQNFGNALVYEESNLKYVGFPVKSDNISLGHKNRAPRLGEHTEEILLELGYTREDIQEFVKSDVIGVYDKEGNK, via the coding sequence ATGTCAACGGTAAAAAATTTTAGAATTCTAGAGCTAGGGAATAACATTTCCGCCCCTCTAGTTGGGCAAATATTGGCTGATTTAGGTATTGATGTAATAAAGGTTGAACCTCTAACCGGAGATGATAGGAGAAAGGTTAAACCAGAGATTAATGGGGTAGGAGTTTATTTTGCCAGCACTAACAGGGGTAAGAGAAGTATTGCAATTAACTTAAAGAGCGACAAAGGATATGAGATATTTAAGAGGCTAGTCAAATCAGCTGACGCAATTATAACAAATTATAGACCATCAGCTCTCAAAAGACTAAGAGTAGACTATCACAACGTGAAGTTAGTAAATAATAAAATAATCTACTGTTCAATAACTGGTTTTGGTAACTTTTCAGATCAAGCAGATAAGCCTGCATACGACGCTACAATACTGGCATTAAGTGGATTAATGGATATGACTGGAGAAGAAAAAGGTCCTCCAGCCAAGTTTGCTACATCAATATCAGATATAACTACTGCTTTGATGGCTACAATTACACTATTATGGGCTTTACATAAAGGAGGTCCAGCATTTCTGGACATTCCAATGATTTATACTCAATTCTACTTAATGTTAGAGGACGCCTATATGTTCCTTAATACCGGACTATTACCTAAAAGGATGGGATCTTCCCATAGATATCTAGTTCCTTATCAAGCGTTTGAAACGAGTAATGGTTTCATATATGTAGCAATTTTCACCGATGAACAATATACTAGATTATGCAAGGCGTTAAATAGGGAAGATTTATGCAAGTTCGATAGTCTATCAAGAAGACTAGAAAACAAGGAATACATTGTGAAGGAACTACAAGCCATATTTCGAACTAATACGAGGGAGTATTGGGTAAAGTTATTAAGTGATGCTGATGTTCCGGTTGCACCAATATTAAATTTAGCTGAGGCTTTTCAAAACTTTGGAAATGCTCTAGTATATGAGGAGAGTAATCTGAAATATGTTGGATTTCCTGTGAAATCGGACAATATATCTTTAGGTCATAAAAATAGAGCTCCAAGGTTAGGAGAGCACACTGAAGAGATTTTATTAGAATTAGGTTATACTAGAGAAGATATTCAAGAATTTGTGAAAAGTGACGTTATAGGAGTTTATGACAAAGAAGGTAATAAATAA
- a CDS encoding MaoC family dehydratase: MSSEGPFFEDFKVGQKFKSKVGRTITDVDNIWFTLLTNNSNQIHFNKDYTEKYFPGEPFNGRLVVNGFLTLSIVAGLLVEQTSQNGFMLGIENVKFLHPVFAGDTIYGEAEVSEVRESKSRPGFGIVKIKTWGYNQKGEKVIEFDRIFMVRKRNGVWKS; encoded by the coding sequence GTGAGTTCAGAGGGTCCATTTTTTGAAGACTTTAAGGTTGGTCAAAAGTTCAAAAGTAAGGTAGGTAGAACTATAACCGATGTAGATAACATATGGTTCACTTTACTAACAAACAATAGTAATCAAATACACTTTAATAAGGACTATACTGAGAAATATTTTCCAGGGGAACCGTTTAATGGCAGGCTAGTTGTTAATGGATTCTTGACCTTATCTATAGTTGCTGGTTTATTAGTTGAACAAACTAGTCAAAACGGATTTATGTTAGGTATTGAAAACGTGAAATTTCTTCATCCCGTTTTCGCTGGGGATACAATTTATGGTGAAGCCGAAGTTTCAGAAGTGAGAGAGTCGAAAAGTAGACCAGGCTTTGGTATAGTTAAAATAAAAACATGGGGATATAATCAAAAGGGAGAAAAGGTGATTGAATTTGATAGAATATTTATGGTAAGAAAGAGAAATGGAGTTTGGAAAAGCTAA
- a CDS encoding MBL fold metallo-hydrolase encodes MIVKNFITGPLATNSYLLISENEGVIIDAGGDMKEVLDFIRNNKVKLRYIIATHGHFDHVMGINEIKREFPSSMFLINERDLGLVKRASTMASSYLNLMISDIINPDGFIKEGDEINVGNRKLKIIETPGHTMGSICILANGYIFTGDTLFYGTVGRTDIGGSEKLLRDSLERLKKLPDELIVYPGHGPFTILGYEKIKNPFLTIDILP; translated from the coding sequence ATGATTGTAAAAAACTTTATTACTGGTCCTCTAGCGACTAATTCGTACTTATTAATTAGTGAGAACGAGGGGGTAATTATTGATGCAGGGGGAGACATGAAGGAAGTATTAGATTTTATAAGAAATAATAAGGTTAAATTAAGATATATAATTGCTACACATGGACATTTTGACCATGTGATGGGAATAAATGAGATAAAGAGGGAATTCCCTTCTTCTATGTTCTTGATAAACGAAAGAGACCTTGGATTAGTTAAAAGAGCTAGTACTATGGCATCGTCTTATCTTAACCTTATGATATCTGATATTATAAATCCTGATGGATTCATTAAAGAGGGAGACGAGATAAACGTTGGTAACAGAAAGTTAAAGATCATTGAAACACCAGGGCATACAATGGGTAGTATTTGCATATTGGCAAATGGTTACATTTTTACTGGTGATACGCTGTTTTACGGAACCGTTGGAAGAACAGATATAGGAGGGTCTGAAAAGCTACTGAGGGATAGCTTGGAGAGGTTAAAGAAATTACCTGATGAACTAATTGTTTATCCCGGTCACGGACCTTTTACTATATTGGGGTATGAAAAAATTAAGAATCCTTTCCTCACTATCGACATATTACCTTAA
- a CDS encoding (Fe-S)-binding protein — protein sequence MIDNELLNFIKRTVTKFLMEDYMPFPVNRSVCSEWANGMNIKKGLSEVVLFTGCSYQLAELGKKFDDILPSLARFKGIERFSSFAKAFYKPRNERANKILRNIAYLLKNSGVDFSYYEDEPYSGTILLELGMLDEFKQYAEKLVNFFVARGVKKIITVDPHTHYTLYRIKELNPSWNVNIVNYYELIKGAKAEGTYVFHDSCLYSRFLGMRDTIREVIKGSGIELKEDEMVTGKETSMCCGGPLAPINKDVSDKIARNRAEALKNVHNKVLLACPFCYANLSPYVEAYDFAEVVKIE from the coding sequence ATGATAGATAACGAGCTTTTAAATTTTATCAAGAGAACTGTTACTAAGTTCTTAATGGAAGACTATATGCCTTTTCCAGTAAACAGAAGCGTATGTTCAGAATGGGCAAATGGCATGAACATTAAAAAAGGTTTATCAGAGGTAGTACTCTTTACCGGTTGTTCTTATCAGTTAGCAGAATTAGGCAAAAAATTTGACGACATATTACCTAGTCTAGCAAGATTTAAGGGAATCGAGAGATTTTCGTCATTTGCTAAAGCATTTTATAAGCCTAGAAATGAAAGGGCAAATAAGATATTAAGGAACATTGCATATCTCCTAAAGAATTCTGGCGTAGATTTCAGTTATTATGAAGATGAACCTTATAGTGGCACAATTTTGCTTGAGTTAGGAATGCTTGATGAATTTAAGCAGTACGCTGAAAAACTGGTTAACTTTTTTGTGGCTAGGGGTGTTAAGAAAATAATAACTGTAGATCCTCATACTCATTATACACTATATAGAATTAAGGAATTAAATCCTTCATGGAACGTTAATATCGTAAATTATTACGAGCTTATAAAAGGAGCAAAGGCAGAGGGAACTTATGTATTCCACGACTCATGCCTATACTCTAGATTTCTGGGAATGAGGGATACGATAAGAGAAGTAATCAAGGGTAGTGGGATAGAGCTAAAGGAGGATGAGATGGTTACTGGTAAGGAAACTTCCATGTGTTGTGGTGGACCATTAGCACCTATAAATAAGGACGTAAGTGATAAAATAGCGAGAAATCGAGCAGAAGCATTAAAAAATGTTCACAACAAGGTCCTTTTAGCATGTCCCTTCTGTTACGCTAACCTTTCACCTTATGTTGAAGCTTATGATTTCGCGGAGGTGGTAAAAATTGAGTAA
- a CDS encoding LUD domain-containing protein — protein sequence MSNNKDWDIAIKRGVEHNIPRVFKVLREHPYLEDLARKVREGKLEVLSNLDHYIDMTIKAVEKIGGKAYFAENAEQAREIVGKIVGSKKRIVLGKSMVAYEVGLRKYLQSLDNEVWETDLGELLIQFADEPPSHIIAPAVHMTRERIRELIKEKLNIDPGDKHEDIVKVAREFLRQKFLTADIGITGANAVAADSGSIVLVENEGNIRMTSVVPPVHISITGVEKILPNLEYALYEALVQAAYAGLYPPTYINVTSGPSSTGDVEQKRVSPAHGPKEFHLVLVDNGRRKANEDNVLREALLCIRCGRCHFHCPVYRVLDGKWGDPPYSGPMGAMWSGVVYNDYKPSLMCTHAGNCREVCPMKINIPKVLEYLKHKYYTNGTKQ from the coding sequence TTGAGTAATAACAAGGACTGGGACATTGCAATAAAAAGAGGAGTAGAACACAACATACCTAGAGTATTTAAAGTGCTGAGGGAACACCCGTATTTAGAGGATTTGGCTAGAAAAGTTAGAGAAGGGAAATTGGAAGTGCTAAGTAACTTAGATCATTACATAGATATGACTATAAAAGCAGTAGAGAAGATAGGCGGAAAAGCGTATTTTGCTGAGAATGCAGAACAAGCTAGAGAAATAGTAGGAAAGATTGTAGGCTCGAAGAAGAGAATAGTTTTAGGCAAGTCAATGGTTGCTTATGAAGTAGGCTTAAGGAAATATTTACAATCGTTAGATAATGAGGTATGGGAGACTGATTTAGGTGAGCTGTTAATACAATTTGCAGACGAACCTCCATCTCACATCATAGCCCCAGCTGTTCATATGACTAGGGAGAGAATAAGGGAATTGATAAAGGAAAAATTAAACATTGACCCCGGAGATAAGCATGAAGATATAGTAAAAGTGGCAAGGGAATTCTTAAGGCAGAAATTCCTGACTGCTGATATAGGTATTACGGGTGCTAACGCTGTGGCTGCAGACTCGGGCTCAATCGTGCTGGTAGAAAATGAAGGTAACATTAGAATGACCAGTGTAGTTCCACCTGTTCACATCTCAATTACTGGCGTAGAAAAGATTTTACCAAATTTAGAATATGCGTTATACGAGGCTTTAGTTCAAGCAGCTTACGCTGGTTTGTATCCCCCAACTTACATTAACGTCACATCAGGTCCTTCATCAACTGGAGATGTAGAGCAAAAAAGAGTTTCCCCGGCCCACGGTCCCAAAGAGTTTCATCTTGTGCTAGTAGATAACGGAAGGAGAAAAGCCAATGAGGATAATGTATTAAGGGAAGCCCTATTATGCATTAGATGTGGTAGATGCCATTTTCACTGTCCGGTCTATAGGGTTCTAGATGGTAAATGGGGAGACCCTCCTTATTCCGGACCAATGGGAGCTATGTGGAGTGGGGTAGTCTACAATGACTATAAACCCTCATTAATGTGCACCCATGCTGGTAATTGTAGGGAAGTTTGTCCGATGAAGATTAATATACCTAAAGTTTTAGAATACCTAAAACATAAGTATTATACAAATGGAACCAAGCAATAA